A genome region from Nicotiana tabacum cultivar K326 chromosome 13, ASM71507v2, whole genome shotgun sequence includes the following:
- the LOC142168124 gene encoding uncharacterized protein LOC142168124 has protein sequence MQILLSEFNIVYVMQKAIKGQELVDHLVKNSVDKDYKTLTTYFLDEKVIFVGEDISESCPGWRMFFDGAANFKGVGIGAVLIAKSGPHYPISAKIRSPCTNNMAEYEGEWTTKNVKIVPYLHCVKELCKKFTKIVFKHVPRIQNTFADAFAMLSSMIQHPNKNYIDPIEIKIQDQHAYYFLVDEEPVSRPKIPP, from the exons ATGCAGATTCTTCTCAGTGAATTCAACATCGTGTACGTGATGCAGAAAGCTATCAAGGGACAAGAATTGGTTGATCATCTTGTAAAAAACTCAGTGGACAAGGACTACAAGACACTTACCACATATTTCCTAGATGAAAAGGTGATATTCGTTGGGGAGGACATTTCAGAGTCATGCCCAGGGTGGAggatgttttttgatggagctgcaaatttcaaggGAGTAGGAATTGGGGCAGTCCTAATCGCCAAATCAGGACCACATTATCCGATCTCAGCTAAGATAAGGTCCCCCTGTACAAATAATATGGCAGAGTACGAG GGCGAATGGACCACCAAGAATGTCAAGATAGTTCCATACTTGCATTGTGTAAAGGAATTATGTAAGAAGTTCACCAAGATCGTGTTCAAGCATGTCCCCAGAATTCAGAATACGTTTGCCGATGCTTTCGCAATGCTATCATCCATGATTCAACACCCGAACAAGAATTACATCGACCCCATCGAGATAAAGATCCAAGATCAGCATGCATACTATTTCCTCGTAGATGAAGAgccagtgtcacgacccaaaatcccaccttga